Genomic DNA from Deltaproteobacteria bacterium:
CGGCTGATGTGCCACCAACAATTATGTCCACATCTACAAAATCCACCCTATAAACCTCCTTATCCGATACTTCTCTTATCGGTACTGTCATGAAATCCTTTAGAGTTTGTTTCAAGACAGTTATCTGTAGGTCATTCCCACAGGGCTTATACATTCACGGTGGCGTCACCGGCAGAAGTTCTTGCTTCCTCCCGCGTTGTCCTATAAAAAGACGAAAGTCAATTAAACCAAAGTACGTATATTGCATTTTCCGACCAGAAAGAGCTTTGATGAAAGTGATCAAGGAGACGCCCCATGCCTTTTCTTAAAATCAATGTCCTCGGAAATACGATACAGGCCTATCTCATTTCGATGGCCATACTCATTGCCGCCGTACTATTTTCCGTAGCAGCCAATCGCTTTTTGAAAAAACACATTCATAATTGGACAAAGAAAACCAAAACCGATCTGGATGACCTCATTATGGAACGTGTCTTTTCTCCTTTAGTCTATTTCATCCTCATCTTCGGCCTTGCCATGGCAAAAAGCCATTTGAAACTTGCCGAAAGCATCTCATCCTGGTTCGACAAGATCTTGTTCGTTCTCGGCCTGGTCCTCTTTTTCGTCATTTTGAGCCGTTTCATCCAAGGACTCATCGAATTAGTAGCCAGTGGATACATCAAACGTATCAGGCAAAAGAGTCTGGTCAACCTGGAAGACCATATAAGAAATGCCGATCGCGTAAAAAAGCAAGTAAGGGAGATTTCCAAGATGATCCTCGGGCTCCTTGCCATTCTGACAGTACTCTCCAACCTTGGCGTGGACCTCAAGGCCATCTGGGCCTCCCTGGGAATCGGCGGGATTGCCTTGGTCGTAGCCGTTCAAGAACCGCTGCGAAATCTTGTGGGGCGAATCTATATATTCAGCACGGGAATATTTGATGAAGGCCATTTCATCGTATTTAACAACTGGGCCGGCACGGTCAAACGGATCGCCACGTTCAGGACGTATGTGGAGCTTTTCTCGGATATGACTACGGTATCCATTCCCAACTCAGATTTTGTAAAGGGTGTGGTCAAGACATACTACGGCCGAACCAAATTCATGTATAAATGGGATCTGGATGTGCCCTATGACATTACACCCCAGAGAATTCAGGAACTGGTTGTCAGGCTGAGGGAACTCATCACGAACAAGTCAGAGGTCAATCAGGACATGTGCTGGATTTACCTTGAACGCCTGGACCGTTACTCCAAAGTCGTGCGGGTCTGGTTTCAGGTAAATCTTCCTACTTGGGCCGAATCCCTGTTTTACGGCAATAAGGTTCTCCACGATATTCAGCTTGTCTTTGAATCCATGCATATCCCCTTTGCCTTCCCCACCCAAACACTCCTCTTGAATCGAGATAATCCGCTTGAAGGCGGGGAAAATCAAGATCCGGTCCCCGCGGTGTTGCCCGAATCAGATGAGGACGGCGCGGACCCTACATCCCCTTTGCAGGTCTCGACATCTTGAAGGAGACTGAGGAAAGAGGCTGAAAATGGCAAACACGAAGAAGAAACTGATATATCTGCTTATCTGCATGATGGTCCCTTTTATGTTTGGTGTCACATGCAGGGCAGAAAACCCCTTTTTTCAAAGCTTTGAAAAACGACGTGAGCGCATGGTAAGAACTCAAATTGAAGCAAGGGGAATTACTAACAAGAGAGTCTTGAAGGCATTAAGAAAGGTTGAAAGGCACAAATTCGTTCCTAAGGAATATCAATGGCAAGCATATGGAGATTACCCATTGCCAATCGGGGAGGGACAAACCATATCCCAGCCCTATATCGTTGCTCTCATGACGGACGTTTTGGATTTGGACAGCACTAAAAAAGCGCTTGAAATTGGCACAGGTTCCGGTTATCAGGCAGCAATATTGGCAGAAATATGCGAAAGCGTATGTACGATCGAACTAATTGGCGTGCTTGGGAAAAAGGCAGAAAAACTGTTGGCTGATTTGGGGTACGAAAATATTAACCTCAAAATTGGTGACGGATACCAAGGATGGAAAGAACATAGCCCCTTTGATGCCATCCTCGTGACATGTGCTCCTTCACACATTCCACAACCGCTTCAAGACCAGTTGGCAGAAGGTGGCAAAATGGTCATTCCTGTTGGAAAAAAATTCACGCAGGAATTGGTGCTCCTGACCAAGCAAAAAGGGAAAATAAAGAAAAAAGACATCATTCCTGTGAGATTTGTTCCGATGATGGGAAAAGATGGGAAGGCATACTAGAAAAAATATAGGGGACTATTTCACACCTAAAGTTTATTCCTTATGTTTGCTGATTGAAGATGTCCCCAGTCGGCTGTCAGAATCCGAACTACTTTGCCAAGGGGATACTTTGAAGAAATTCCTCGTTGGTGGGGTATGACTCAAGGGCATTGAGCAGCGAGGTCATCGCGTCTTTGGGTTTGCGGTCTACAAGGCCCCGTCGAATGGTGGCAAGGCGCTTAATATCGTCAGGGTCATACAATCTTTCCTCCTTTCGGGTCCCGCTGGCAGCCACGTTGATGGCCGGAAAAATCCTTGCTTCGGCAAGCCCGCGATCGAGAACGATTTCGCTGTTGCCGGTGCCCTTGAATTCTTCGAAGATAAGCTGATCCATGCGTGACCCAGTGTCGATTAGGGCTGTGGCGATGATAGTGACGGATCCGCCGTCTTCAATGTTGCGCGCAAGCCCGAAGAAGCGGCGAGGAATCTCCAAGGCCCCTGCATCCAAACCTCCGGACAGTGTTCGACCTCTGCCTCTGCCATTAAGGTTGAAAACCCTGCCCATGCGCGTCAGACTGTCAACAAGCACCACTATATCGTGGCCACACTCAAGCTCGGTGCGGACATGAGCAAGCATCAGTTCCGCCAATCTCACGTGTTCCTCGATGCTGCGATCGCTGGAACTGGCGATGACTTCTGCGTCTACGGCGCGACGGAAGTAAGTGACTTCTTCGGGCCGCTCATCAATGAGTAGTACGAGAATGCGCGTTTGAGGATCACCGGCGTGGATGGCCCTGGCAATTTGCTCCAGCAGAGTGGTTTTTCCGGCCTTGGGAGGTGAGACAATCAAGCCCCGGGTGCCCTTGCCGATGGGCGCCACGAGATCAACGACGCGCATACTCATCTCACCTGTGGCGGCAAGTTGGAACCTCTCGCATGGATCGATGGCAATGAGGTGGGTGTAAAGGGTTCGTCTTTTGAACTGTTCCGAGCTGAGGCCGCAGACCGATTCAACGATGGCCAATTGCGGAGCCTTTTTATCCTTCCTCACTGAACCTGTGACACTGGCGCCTTGGACGAGATTGTTTTCCCTCACGAGCCTGGCCGATACCACAATTTCATTGGAACCGGGGCCAAAGGGCCGCAACAGGTCACACAGTACACCACCACGGTTTTTCGTTAGTTTCAGTACGCCGCTAGCTCTGTCCGGCATAAAAACGTATCTCCTCGCAAATGACAAAGGTCCAGCACAACCTCGCACATGGACTTTCCATAAATTTCAGACAATTGAATGCTTGTTAGGGTAAGTTCTCAATAAGTTGGGATGTGCCCCCTCGCCCTGCTCTCTCCCCCACAGGCGGAGAGCATTTGGATGAGGGGGATCACGCGAATCTCAGATTTTTTTGATAAGTTACTTGGTGGGTAGATAGTTACATCAGACGGCTGGATTTGTCAAATCCTTGGGCAGATTTCTGATTATGCAATGAGAGTCGACACGCCATTTCGGGCTCTATTGGTTGTTGATCAGGCCGTTCAGTGCTATGGGTGAGAAGGAATGGCTGCGCATCATGATGCGGCAGACAGACGGATTAAGTGATCAGGAAATATCTCAGTGTTTTACTGTGAAGGGCGAGCATCTCTTTTTCAAAAGGAACGTGTCCTGATCGTAGGTCAGAAGAAATGATGTTGGAAGTGGGACTGATGAAGAAGGTTAGGTTTATTCTCACTGTTTTCTTTTTGATGTTTGCCACAGCGGTCATGGCCCAGGATGATCCCATAAAGGGCCCGTGGCAAGCCCCAGGGCTAAACGCTGCACGCCACGAGGGGCAAAAAGACGCATCGAATCCAGGGAGTTCGCTGGTCAGATTCTATAGGAAGTATCTTTCGCCCGTTGCCGGGGGGCGGTGCCCCATGTATCCTTCTTGCTCTCAGTACAGCATTGAATGTTTCAGTAAACATGGTTTGCTCATGGGCTGGATCATGACGTGGGATCGTCTTTACCGGTGTGGCAGAGACGAGTTAGGACGGTCTCCATGGGTTTTTGTGAACGGGCGGCAAAAGTGCTATGATCCAGTAAAAAACAATGATTTCTGGTGGTGTGATGGGAAATAACGGCTCAAAGGGAAGGAGAAATCCCCTGCAGTGAGATTTAGGCTTCCAACCCATGATATATCGGCATCATTTTAGGCTCGCAAACTGGGCTTTGGTCACCGTTGAAGCGACCGTGTTTTTGAGAAGCTAGCTGTTACGGTATTTCCATTATTTCAAATTGTTATACAAAGTTGCCTCAATCAAACGTGTCCCGCCCGGTAAAAATGTCAAGAGCCTGGCATATTCTTCCTGCCCCTTTTTCCTAAAGTTTCCTTGCCATGATCCGATAGATTTACTGGGAGAACTGGTTATGCATGTCAGCAACTATCAGGTTCATAATGTCTTAAGAGCATACGGCAGACAGCTCAGCCTGAGCAGGCGTGGGGCACGGAACAAGAATGTAGTGGCTCCGAATCCGGCTGATAGCATTACAATTTCCACTGAAGCAAGGCGAACGGCTGTAGTTGAGAAAATAACAGCGGATATCGTTGAACGCGTTGTGCGTTCCGGCCCCCATAACGCCATGGAACAGCAGGTGTTGAAAGAATTGGAAAATGAGTATGGGGACAACCTCGCACTAGATGAAGATAACGGCGCTGAGCTTGTTTTCAAGGTTATTGACAGAGAAAAAGGGGAGGAGATCAGGACCCTTTCAATTGAAGATTCCAAAGTTCTCAGGAACCGTCTTGAAGAAATTACCAAAAGAAAAGTTGATGCCAATATGTTTTGACAATAGGGAGGTGCTGATTCATGAAGATTTCAGGTAGTGACGAAATAGTCAAATATATCAATGAAACTGCCGGCGCTCGGGCCCAGGGACCTAGTGAGAGAGCCCCTACACGAGCCGATGTTCCCACGGAGCCCAAAGAAGGCGCCATCGTCAATCTTTCGCAGACGTCAAAAGAGGTTCAGATGGCCCAGAGAGCCATGGAATCTGAACCTGATGTTCGTTTAGAAAAAGTTCAGGCCATCAAGGATAGGATTGAAAACGGAACCTATGAGATCGATTACGAAAAAACAGCGGAAAAAATGCTGAAGGCCTATTTTGACGAAATCATCTAAGTTCTTGTATCTGTCTTGGATAATACGCCTTTGAAGCTAATGATCAAACAGGCTTGTCATAAATGAAGTAACCCCTTTGATATCAAAAAACTCTTTGCGCGAGCTTTATAACAAAGATCAATAACACCACGACGAAGATCTTCCTCACGGTCCTGCTCCGCCATAATATGCGAGCCTAATCGCAAGTCCTGCTGTTAGCAGGACCGAGCCATCTCATCGAATAATATTCTTGCCTAAACATCCATCCTTGTGAAATCATGCAGATCTATTCACAATCATGAACAGCGACAGCCATCTGAATAAGTGCAAACGGTGCGGCCGTTGCATGAGCGTATGCCCTGTGTATCAGACCACCTTTAGAGAGGCTGACGTGGCACGGGGAAGATTGGCGCTCCTTGAGTCTGTGGAAGACGGCGCCATGGGGTGGTCCGAGCGTCTGAGAGAAATCCTTTCGCGTTGTCTTCTGTGCGGGGCCTGCGCCCAGGTTTGTGCTAATAACGTTCAGATCACCCGCCTTTTCCAGCAGGGTCGCCGAGATCTCTTCTTGGCCGGAAAGAGCAGTAGGTCCGACAATCCTCTGATCAAAAGCATCAGGCGAAGAGATTTGCCGGGAGAAGTTGTCTGCAAAGGCGGCGCCCTTTTTCAGGCCCTGTTTTGCAAGAGAATTCCTGAAAGCAGCGGGCTCCATCTCAGATTTCCACTTTCGTTTTTTACTCAAAGGACCACGGCGCCTGCTATTTGCTGGACTCCTTTTATCAAGAGCGCTCAGCCCGAGCCAGCATCTCCGATGGATGGTCCTCGGGTTGGATTCTTTGTTGGATGTGGCGCCAACTATCTCTTTCCCGAGGCGGCCAGGGTCCTTGTGCGAATCCTGCGCCACATGGGAGCCACGGTCGTTATACCAGAGGACCAGGTCTGCTGCGGACTGCCTGCTTATGTTTCGGGTGACACAAAAACCGCTCAAGCCTTGGCCAAGAAGAACATAGAGGTATTTGGGCTTCTGGAGCTTGACGCCGTGCTGACAGTGTGCGCTTCCTGCGGGTCCCACTTAAGAGACCTTCCGGTCCTCTTTGACGATGATCCTCTCTGGCAGGATGCTGCCAGTGGTCTGGCCGAAAAACACCGGGATGCTATGGCCTTCTTGGTGGAGAGCCTTGATTTTGACACATACCTAAAGGACCAATCGTTTGATCATGCCTTGCAGGGCGGTCCGTTGCTTCGCGTGGCCTACCACGATCCGTGCCATCTGAGGATAGGGCAAGGGATCACAGAGGCCCCCAGAAGAATTCTTGAGGCTTTGCCCAATGTGGAACTTGTAGAAGCTCCCCATGCCGGCCAATGTTGTGGACATGGAGGAGATTTTAACCTGTCGCACTTTGATCTTTCTGTCAAAATCCTTGATCGGCGAATGGAAGACTTTCAGAAGGTGGAGCCCGATGCCATTGTCACGGGTTGCACAGGCTGCCTGCTCCAATTTGTTGAGGGTGTAAGCCGGAAAGGGCTGGCCGGAAAGGTCCAGGTCTGTCATCCCCTGGTCTTGGCAGACAGGGCCATGGTTTCTTGCAGGGCAACGTGAACGGTCGTTACATACTACAAAATTCCCTATTTCTCATCACTGAAATAATCACCCAGTAGTCCCCTGCTGTGTTCATCCTCGTGGCAGTAAATACACAGATTTTCCCAGTTGGAACCATCGGGCGGATTATTCATGTGATTTCCATCCTTGTGGTGCACAGTGAGGAGATGCCTGTCCTTGTAATCAAACTCTCTCGCACATTTGGCACAGATAAGCCCGTGAATCTTTAGCGAGCGTTCTCTGTAATTACTGGATGGGGAACTTATTTTTTTTAGCTCCCTAACAACATCAGCAACAGACCTATTGCTGTCTGCTTTTTTTGCCCCTGGCCTTCTGTACCCAGCGTAAGTTCTTCTGCGCATTTTCATAGCCTCTCTAGTCATAGGGTTAGAGAAACGAGAGAATAGATCTCACTGCTTGTCCCTTTGCCATGGGTAGAGAGAGGAAGTGATCGCCATCCAAAGGGTGAAAGAGGGTTTGCGGACATAGTCGCAAAATGTCATTCTGATAGTTTGCTCTGGCGCCAGCGTCATAGATCTCCAAAACCGTATCTTTACGAGCGTAAAGGCACAAGACCGACGTCTTTTCCAGATGCAATTCTTTCAGGGGGTTCAGAGTGAAAAACTCAGAGATAGTCCTAAACAGCCTGGTCCTCCTCCGCTCTAACACCCCAAAATAATCTCTCCCTTTGGCAATTCCAGGAAACAAGAGATCCACATAATGCCCAACTGCGGCCTTCAGTCTCCGAAGGCTTTTTTGAGTGGGGAAAACCTTTCGGTAATACGTCATAAATGAACTGATCACAGCCTGTGGGCCCAAGCTTGAAATGGCATTGATAAGCACAAGCTTTTTTATTGGTTCTTTCAGGCAGTGAGTTGCATAGACCATGGGGATGGCCGAATAACAAGAAGCGATACCAAAGAGAGGCAACTGCTCTTTTTCGGTCAGACGCCACGTACGGCAAAGCATGTGAAGTGTATCCCTCATGGTTGCTCCAAGGGAAAATCTGTCAGAGGAACTCCCGTGGCCGGAGTAATTGAAAGAGACAAGATCATATTCTCCTCTAATTAGCCAACGAAAGGAACTCACTTGCTGAGACAGTTTTCCACCAATAAGCGGTGGCACAAATACGAGGCCTCGGGGGGAACAAGTTCGCACACGAATCCACTCCAGGCTCTGTTTTTCCCCCACTGCATGGTGTCCCTTTTCAAAAAGTGTTTTCATCTGCTACTTGAAAAAAACCGAACCCTGTGTAAAAGTCTTGCGTAACTTTTCAATAACCTGGAGATGCTCATGAATGCAAGCAAAAGACGTCTTAATAATGTTTTTCTGCACAGTCTGAGGATAGCCATAGATTTCCCGTGAAAGGAGTTGCCGTGCGTCAGAATTTGTTTCGGATCCTCTTGGCTTTGCTATTGCTTCTGCCAGCATGCGTTCCAAGGGTCAAGCCGCCAGTCACAGTCGCCCGAGCCCTGGTGAAGCTCCGGCCCCATGAGTTTCCCGGTTTCACTGACGATATGTCCCATGACTCGCTCGAAATTGCAATTGATCAAAGCCTTGACTATCTGAAACGTCTTGATCCTTCAACACGCTTTCGTTTTGGGCCAGACACATACACTGCCTCTCACCTGGTGAAATCCTTAAGAGCCCTTCACAAACTGGCTCAAAATCCCCTCTCTGATAACGACCTCAAGAAAGCTATTGAAAGCTTTTTTTTCGTCTACAAATCTGTTGGACGCGACGGGCGGGGCGAGGTGTTGTTTACAGGATACTATGAGCCCACGCTTCAGGCCAGCCTCCAACCCTCCCCTGATTATCCGTATCCTATCTACAGAAAGCCTGACGATTGGGTGAGCATCAACATGGGACTTTTTGATCTCAAATACAAAAATGAACGCATCATAGGCAGACATGTCAATCAAACCGTCATGCCCTATTTTTCAAGACAAGATATTGACTCCAAGGGGCGCCTTCAGAAGAAAGGATATGAACTCCTTTGGGTCTCAGATCAAGTTGCCCTTTTTTTTCTTCACATCCAGGGGGCCGGACAGGTAACGCTGGAAGACGGCACTTTGTTGCATGTCAATTATGATTGCAACAATGGACGCCCTTACCGGAGTATCGGCAGATTGCTCATCGACGAAGGGGTGATCTCTAAAGAGGAAATGTCAATGCAACGCATATGTTCTTACCTTAGAGATCACCCCGAAGAGATCGAACATGTCTTTAATCACAACGAAAGATATGTGTTTTTCAGGCTGGTTGAGCATGGCCCGCTAGGGGCCATTGAGGCGCTACTGACTCCCGGCCGTTCTATTGCCACTGACCTGCGCCTCTTCCCACGGGCTGCACCGGCCTTCATTGAAACAGAGAAACCTCTGCTGGGCGAAGATGGCAGGATCGTGTCCTGGGAAACATTCGGCAGGTTTGTCTTCAATCAAGATACGGGTGGAGCAATCAGAGGACCGGGGCGGGTAGATCTCTTTTTGGGCAATGGCCCGCATGCCCGGGTTGCAGCAGGTCACATGAAACAGAATGGAACACTCTATTTTCTTGTACTCAAAGGCATCGAGGAAAAATTGGAGTTACCAGTGAAAACTCACTCCCAATCTTAGGCTTTCGTAAACGACTTCGGACAGATCACCAAAACCTGAGGCGTAGTTCCCCTCCCTGTCCTTTTTCACCAGTTGACTCGCAGCTATCGGTTTCAACATCCAGATTCTTTGAGGCACTAGACAAGCCATTGCCAACATGAAGCCCCCAGCCACTGGCATCAGCAGATTTGTCGTGCGGCTTCATTGCCCTGATTTCTTCAAGATAGGATTGCACATCCAAGGTCTTTGATTTATCTTGAGCATCCTGTGCAGAAACTGGCAGCGGAGAAATGGCGAATAGAAGGACCATTACTATGTGAGATAGAACTCTTCTCATGGTTGTTTCCTGGGGTGTCATTTTCC
This window encodes:
- a CDS encoding mechanosensitive ion channel family protein; translated protein: MPFLKINVLGNTIQAYLISMAILIAAVLFSVAANRFLKKHIHNWTKKTKTDLDDLIMERVFSPLVYFILIFGLAMAKSHLKLAESISSWFDKILFVLGLVLFFVILSRFIQGLIELVASGYIKRIRQKSLVNLEDHIRNADRVKKQVREISKMILGLLAILTVLSNLGVDLKAIWASLGIGGIALVVAVQEPLRNLVGRIYIFSTGIFDEGHFIVFNNWAGTVKRIATFRTYVELFSDMTTVSIPNSDFVKGVVKTYYGRTKFMYKWDLDVPYDITPQRIQELVVRLRELITNKSEVNQDMCWIYLERLDRYSKVVRVWFQVNLPTWAESLFYGNKVLHDIQLVFESMHIPFAFPTQTLLLNRDNPLEGGENQDPVPAVLPESDEDGADPTSPLQVSTS
- a CDS encoding protein-L-isoaspartate(D-aspartate) O-methyltransferase, whose translation is MFGVTCRAENPFFQSFEKRRERMVRTQIEARGITNKRVLKALRKVERHKFVPKEYQWQAYGDYPLPIGEGQTISQPYIVALMTDVLDLDSTKKALEIGTGSGYQAAILAEICESVCTIELIGVLGKKAEKLLADLGYENINLKIGDGYQGWKEHSPFDAILVTCAPSHIPQPLQDQLAEGGKMVIPVGKKFTQELVLLTKQKGKIKKKDIIPVRFVPMMGKDGKAY
- the rho gene encoding transcription termination factor Rho; the encoded protein is MPDRASGVLKLTKNRGGVLCDLLRPFGPGSNEIVVSARLVRENNLVQGASVTGSVRKDKKAPQLAIVESVCGLSSEQFKRRTLYTHLIAIDPCERFQLAATGEMSMRVVDLVAPIGKGTRGLIVSPPKAGKTTLLEQIARAIHAGDPQTRILVLLIDERPEEVTYFRRAVDAEVIASSSDRSIEEHVRLAELMLAHVRTELECGHDIVVLVDSLTRMGRVFNLNGRGRGRTLSGGLDAGALEIPRRFFGLARNIEDGGSVTIIATALIDTGSRMDQLIFEEFKGTGNSEIVLDRGLAEARIFPAINVAASGTRKEERLYDPDDIKRLATIRRGLVDRKPKDAMTSLLNALESYPTNEEFLQSIPLAK
- a CDS encoding membrane protein insertion efficiency factor YidD; the encoded protein is MKKVRFILTVFFLMFATAVMAQDDPIKGPWQAPGLNAARHEGQKDASNPGSSLVRFYRKYLSPVAGGRCPMYPSCSQYSIECFSKHGLLMGWIMTWDRLYRCGRDELGRSPWVFVNGRQKCYDPVKNNDFWWCDGK
- the flgM gene encoding flagellar biosynthesis anti-sigma factor FlgM, giving the protein MKISGSDEIVKYINETAGARAQGPSERAPTRADVPTEPKEGAIVNLSQTSKEVQMAQRAMESEPDVRLEKVQAIKDRIENGTYEIDYEKTAEKMLKAYFDEII
- a CDS encoding (Fe-S)-binding protein gives rise to the protein MSVCPVYQTTFREADVARGRLALLESVEDGAMGWSERLREILSRCLLCGACAQVCANNVQITRLFQQGRRDLFLAGKSSRSDNPLIKSIRRRDLPGEVVCKGGALFQALFCKRIPESSGLHLRFPLSFFTQRTTAPAICWTPFIKSAQPEPASPMDGPRVGFFVGCGANYLFPEAARVLVRILRHMGATVVIPEDQVCCGLPAYVSGDTKTAQALAKKNIEVFGLLELDAVLTVCASCGSHLRDLPVLFDDDPLWQDAASGLAEKHRDAMAFLVESLDFDTYLKDQSFDHALQGGPLLRVAYHDPCHLRIGQGITEAPRRILEALPNVELVEAPHAGQCCGHGGDFNLSHFDLSVKILDRRMEDFQKVEPDAIVTGCTGCLLQFVEGVSRKGLAGKVQVCHPLVLADRAMVSCRAT
- a CDS encoding HNH nuclease family protein, coding for MRRRTYAGYRRPGAKKADSNRSVADVVRELKKISSPSSNYRERSLKIHGLICAKCAREFDYKDRHLLTVHHKDGNHMNNPPDGSNWENLCIYCHEDEHSRGLLGDYFSDEK
- a CDS encoding MltA domain-containing protein; protein product: MRQNLFRILLALLLLLPACVPRVKPPVTVARALVKLRPHEFPGFTDDMSHDSLEIAIDQSLDYLKRLDPSTRFRFGPDTYTASHLVKSLRALHKLAQNPLSDNDLKKAIESFFFVYKSVGRDGRGEVLFTGYYEPTLQASLQPSPDYPYPIYRKPDDWVSINMGLFDLKYKNERIIGRHVNQTVMPYFSRQDIDSKGRLQKKGYELLWVSDQVALFFLHIQGAGQVTLEDGTLLHVNYDCNNGRPYRSIGRLLIDEGVISKEEMSMQRICSYLRDHPEEIEHVFNHNERYVFFRLVEHGPLGAIEALLTPGRSIATDLRLFPRAAPAFIETEKPLLGEDGRIVSWETFGRFVFNQDTGGAIRGPGRVDLFLGNGPHARVAAGHMKQNGTLYFLVLKGIEEKLELPVKTHSQS